A genomic window from Micromonospora sp. WMMA1947 includes:
- a CDS encoding ABC transporter substrate-binding protein has protein sequence MIQNEMSRRHLLGLGLGLGAAATLTLSGCGGGSSSDSSGASGNGGKDYTGPKVDLKLWNGFTGGDGDIFKTLVQQFNGEHQNIAVSVITYQWEDYYSKLPGAVSSGNGPDIAVMHMDQLATFAARGTITELDDVAKALELSEGDFAPTVWKGGLYNDKRYGIPLDMHPLGFYYNKAVMQKAGLDPEKPPTTRDEYTAALTELKKSGVQGFWVSPFQFTGGMTFYSLLHQWGGTLFDAEVAKATFNSDPAVEACTWLVDMTKQGHSPANVGQDADYLAFKSGKNAFTWNGIWQINDLKKSPNVQWGVAPLPQIGSQKAAWANSHNFTIVKQRSANANKTAGAKVFINWLSQHSLDWAKGGQVPARKAVRESSEFTALTEVNALAPELEYAAFPPSVPGLNEAMLTFYSAFNEAALGKKSPKQALDDGVAKANKQLEDNRKKYGN, from the coding sequence ATGATCCAGAACGAGATGAGCCGGCGGCACCTGCTCGGGCTCGGCCTCGGTCTCGGCGCGGCGGCCACGCTGACGCTGAGCGGCTGCGGCGGCGGCAGCAGCTCCGACAGCTCCGGCGCGTCCGGCAACGGCGGCAAGGACTACACCGGCCCGAAGGTGGACCTGAAGCTGTGGAACGGCTTCACCGGCGGCGACGGCGACATCTTCAAGACGCTCGTCCAGCAGTTCAACGGCGAGCACCAGAACATCGCGGTCAGCGTGATCACGTACCAGTGGGAGGACTACTACAGCAAGCTGCCGGGCGCGGTCTCCAGCGGCAACGGCCCGGACATCGCGGTCATGCACATGGACCAGCTCGCCACGTTCGCCGCCCGCGGCACGATCACCGAACTGGACGACGTGGCCAAGGCCCTGGAGCTGAGCGAGGGCGACTTCGCCCCGACGGTCTGGAAGGGCGGCCTCTACAACGACAAGCGGTACGGCATCCCGCTGGACATGCACCCGCTGGGCTTCTACTACAACAAGGCGGTCATGCAGAAGGCCGGCCTCGATCCGGAGAAGCCGCCGACCACCCGGGACGAGTACACCGCGGCGTTGACCGAACTGAAGAAGTCCGGCGTCCAGGGCTTCTGGGTCAGCCCGTTCCAGTTCACCGGCGGCATGACGTTCTACAGCCTGCTGCACCAGTGGGGCGGGACGCTCTTCGACGCCGAGGTGGCGAAGGCGACGTTCAACTCCGACCCGGCGGTCGAGGCGTGCACCTGGCTGGTGGACATGACCAAACAGGGCCACTCCCCGGCGAACGTCGGCCAGGACGCCGACTACCTGGCGTTCAAGAGCGGCAAGAACGCGTTCACCTGGAACGGCATCTGGCAGATCAACGACCTGAAGAAGAGCCCGAACGTGCAGTGGGGCGTCGCGCCGCTGCCGCAGATCGGCAGCCAGAAGGCCGCCTGGGCGAACTCGCACAACTTCACCATCGTCAAGCAGCGCTCCGCGAACGCGAACAAGACGGCCGGGGCGAAGGTCTTCATCAACTGGCTGAGCCAGCACTCGCTGGACTGGGCCAAGGGTGGCCAGGTGCCGGCCCGCAAGGCGGTCCGCGAGAGCAGCGAGTTCACCGCGCTCACCGAGGTCAACGCGCTCGCCCCCGAGCTGGAGTACGCGGCGTTCCCGCCGTCCGTGCCGGGCCTCAACGAGGCCATGCTGACCTTCTACAGCGCCTTCAACGAGGCGGCGCTGGGCAAGAAGTCGCCGAAGCAGGCGCTCGACGACGGCGTGGCCAAGGCGAACAAGCAGCTCGAGGACAACCGCAAGAAGTACGGGAACTGA
- a CDS encoding carbohydrate ABC transporter permease: MRNMRAVARYGVLLLITAIFVTPLVWMLLTSVKTYDDAQQVPPGWLPNPFSTYGYEQIIDNTANPVLRWFVNSMLAATLHTLLVLVTASMAAYALARMRFRGRKVLFALIVGTLFLPPTSLIIPNFIIAERLNWIDTLTVVIVPGAASAFGVFFLRQFFLSIPAELEEAAVLDGANHWQIFRRVLLPLSKPALATLAVLSFLTNWNDFLWPVYVLFSPERLTLPAGLGLLQGAYVTDYPVIMAGAVLASVPVLILFVLAQRHVIQGVSRSGLKG; encoded by the coding sequence ATGAGGAACATGCGTGCGGTGGCGCGGTACGGCGTTCTGCTGCTGATCACCGCGATCTTCGTGACCCCGCTGGTCTGGATGCTGCTGACGTCGGTGAAGACGTACGACGACGCGCAGCAGGTGCCGCCCGGCTGGCTGCCGAACCCGTTCTCCACCTACGGCTACGAGCAGATCATCGACAACACGGCGAACCCGGTGCTGCGCTGGTTCGTCAACAGCATGCTCGCGGCCACCCTGCACACGCTGCTGGTGCTGGTGACCGCGTCGATGGCCGCGTACGCGCTGGCCCGGATGCGGTTCCGCGGCCGGAAGGTGCTGTTCGCGCTGATCGTGGGCACGCTGTTCCTGCCGCCCACCTCGCTGATCATCCCGAACTTCATCATCGCCGAGCGGCTGAACTGGATCGACACGCTGACAGTGGTGATCGTGCCCGGTGCGGCCAGTGCGTTCGGGGTGTTCTTCCTGCGCCAGTTCTTCCTCTCCATCCCGGCCGAGCTGGAGGAGGCGGCGGTGCTGGACGGCGCGAACCACTGGCAGATCTTCCGGCGGGTGCTGCTGCCGCTGTCGAAGCCGGCCCTGGCGACGCTGGCGGTGCTGTCGTTCCTGACCAACTGGAACGACTTCCTCTGGCCGGTGTACGTGCTGTTCAGCCCGGAACGGCTGACCCTGCCGGCGGGCCTGGGCCTGCTCCAGGGCGCGTACGTGACCGACTATCCGGTCATCATGGCGGGCGCGGTGCTGGCGAGCGTGCCGGTGCTGATCCTGTTCGTGCTCGCCCAGCGGCACGTCATCCAGGGCGTCTCCCGCAGCGGCCTGAAGGGATGA
- a CDS encoding family 10 glycosylhydrolase, which translates to MKATRLGAAALAAALLGTLVAGTPAQAAPGDTGTTTSPSTDCVTDPATPKRQFRAMWIASVTNIDWPSKDSWTAPDQVAKQKAEYLAWLDLAQKLNHNAVVVQVRPTADAFWPSPYEPWSEYLTGVRGKNPGWDPLAFLVDESHKRNLEFHAWFNPYRVSMPAPGGAGADLSQLAPDSPARQHPDWVFAYPPAGVAGSRLYYNPGIPEVREFVQTAMMDAVKRYDIDGVHFDDYFYPYPSGTYQVPDDATFAAYNRGFTDKADWRRDNINLLIQEMNAKIKAVKPYVKFGVSPFGIWRNASADPNGSDTTGSQSYDIISADSRKWVKEEWIDYIVPQLYWYIGQYPAADYARLVPWWAEQVRGTRVQLYIGQADYKSGDPAYGSFWMNPQELSNHLTLNRSYPEVLGNVHFSAVQVRANRLGATDIYAAEHYSRPALVPTMTHLPRKPLLFPVVTKAQREADGVRLSWRQPADGKGPLGTAASYAIYRFDGHGLAGRCDFADASHLVGTVRATDGAVQSWVDTTAADGARYTYYVTALDRLANESPASPPRFVR; encoded by the coding sequence ATGAAGGCAACTCGGCTCGGAGCCGCCGCGCTGGCCGCGGCGCTGCTCGGCACGCTGGTCGCCGGCACGCCCGCGCAGGCCGCCCCCGGCGACACCGGCACGACCACTTCCCCCTCCACCGACTGCGTCACCGACCCGGCCACCCCCAAGCGCCAGTTCCGGGCCATGTGGATCGCCTCGGTGACGAACATCGACTGGCCCAGCAAGGACTCCTGGACCGCGCCGGACCAGGTGGCCAAGCAGAAGGCCGAATATCTGGCCTGGCTCGACCTGGCCCAGAAGCTCAACCACAACGCCGTCGTGGTCCAGGTCCGCCCGACCGCCGACGCGTTCTGGCCCTCGCCGTACGAGCCGTGGTCGGAGTACCTGACCGGCGTACGCGGCAAGAACCCGGGCTGGGACCCGCTGGCCTTCCTGGTCGACGAGTCGCACAAGCGCAACCTGGAGTTCCACGCCTGGTTCAACCCGTACCGCGTCTCGATGCCCGCCCCCGGCGGCGCCGGCGCCGACCTGTCGCAACTGGCCCCGGACAGCCCGGCCCGCCAGCACCCCGACTGGGTCTTCGCCTACCCGCCCGCCGGCGTCGCCGGCAGCCGGCTCTACTACAACCCCGGCATCCCCGAGGTCCGCGAGTTCGTCCAGACCGCGATGATGGACGCGGTCAAGCGGTACGACATCGACGGCGTGCACTTCGACGACTACTTCTACCCGTACCCGAGCGGCACCTACCAGGTGCCCGACGACGCCACGTTCGCGGCGTACAACAGGGGCTTCACCGACAAGGCCGACTGGCGGCGGGACAACATCAACCTGCTGATCCAGGAGATGAACGCCAAGATCAAGGCCGTGAAGCCGTACGTGAAGTTCGGCGTCAGCCCGTTCGGCATCTGGCGCAACGCGTCGGCCGACCCGAACGGCTCGGACACCACCGGCTCGCAGTCGTACGACATCATCTCCGCCGACTCCCGCAAGTGGGTCAAGGAGGAGTGGATCGACTACATCGTGCCGCAGCTCTACTGGTACATCGGCCAGTACCCGGCGGCCGACTACGCCCGGCTGGTGCCGTGGTGGGCCGAGCAGGTGCGCGGCACGCGGGTGCAGCTCTACATCGGCCAGGCCGACTACAAGAGCGGTGACCCGGCGTACGGGTCGTTCTGGATGAACCCGCAGGAGCTGTCGAACCACCTGACGCTCAACCGGTCGTACCCGGAGGTGCTCGGCAACGTGCACTTCTCCGCGGTGCAGGTGCGGGCCAACCGGCTCGGCGCCACCGACATCTACGCGGCCGAGCACTACTCCCGCCCGGCGCTGGTGCCCACGATGACGCACCTGCCGCGCAAGCCGCTGCTGTTCCCGGTGGTCACCAAGGCCCAGCGGGAGGCGGACGGTGTACGCCTGAGCTGGCGGCAGCCGGCCGACGGCAAGGGCCCGCTCGGCACCGCCGCGTCGTACGCGATCTACCGGTTCGACGGGCACGGCCTGGCCGGGCGCTGCGACTTCGCGGACGCCTCCCACCTGGTCGGCACCGTCCGAGCCACCGACGGCGCCGTCCAGTCCTGGGTGGACACGACGGCGGCCGACGGCGCCCGGTACACGTACTACGTGACCGCGCTGGACCGGCTGGCGAACGAGAGCCCGGCGAGCCCGCCGCGCTTCGTCCGCTGA
- a CDS encoding amino acid permease: MSVLRTKPIQDVLAQGDADGEDGKPGLRRRLGAVDLMGFGIGIVIGTGIFTLTGVEARNSAGPGVVISFGIAGLVALLAALCYAELASSVPTAGSAYTYAYATMGEIVAWIIGWDLLLEFALGAAVVARGWSGYLADLFGLPSAWFAEEGSVVNLGAIGIVLVLGVVAIVGIRESARVTNLLVLVKVAICAFVIIAGLFFVKAANLTPFIPAAEPAGAGDDGIKQPVTQAIFGLEPSVFGFVGVLTAAAVVFFAYTGFEAVANLGEETRKPKRDLPLGLLGTLLISTVLYIGVSLVVVGMVKYTEIDEGAPIASAFRAVGAGWAAVLVSIAAVAGLTSVILVDLVAMGRIGFAIARDGLIPPAIAKVHPRWGTPYRIAGIMTIAVALLAGFLPLSALADLVSIGALCAFTLVAIAVPILRKRRPDLERPFKVPFSPVLPILTALACLYLSLNLSVETWLRFLAWMLLGAVIYFGYGHRKNRLARREHSDTPEPAPTP, translated from the coding sequence ATGTCGGTCCTGCGTACCAAGCCGATCCAGGACGTGCTCGCCCAGGGCGACGCCGACGGCGAGGACGGCAAGCCGGGGCTGCGGCGCCGGCTCGGCGCGGTCGACCTGATGGGCTTCGGCATCGGCATCGTGATCGGCACCGGCATCTTCACGCTCACCGGTGTCGAGGCGCGGAACAGCGCCGGGCCGGGCGTGGTGATCTCGTTCGGCATCGCCGGCCTGGTCGCCCTGCTCGCCGCGCTCTGCTACGCCGAACTCGCCAGCAGCGTGCCGACCGCCGGCAGCGCCTACACCTACGCGTACGCGACCATGGGCGAGATCGTCGCCTGGATCATCGGCTGGGACCTGCTGCTGGAGTTCGCGCTCGGCGCGGCCGTGGTGGCCCGGGGCTGGTCCGGCTACCTCGCCGACCTGTTCGGCCTGCCCAGTGCCTGGTTCGCCGAGGAGGGCAGCGTCGTCAACCTCGGCGCCATCGGCATCGTGCTGGTGCTCGGCGTGGTCGCCATCGTCGGCATCCGCGAGTCGGCCCGGGTCACCAACCTGCTCGTGCTGGTCAAGGTGGCGATCTGTGCCTTCGTCATCATCGCCGGGCTGTTCTTCGTCAAGGCGGCCAACCTCACCCCGTTCATCCCGGCCGCCGAGCCGGCCGGGGCCGGGGACGACGGCATCAAACAACCGGTCACCCAGGCCATCTTCGGGCTGGAACCCTCCGTCTTCGGCTTCGTCGGGGTGCTCACCGCCGCCGCCGTCGTGTTCTTCGCGTACACCGGGTTCGAGGCCGTGGCGAACCTGGGTGAGGAGACCCGCAAGCCCAAGCGGGACCTGCCGCTGGGTCTGCTCGGCACGCTGCTCATCTCCACTGTGCTCTACATCGGCGTCTCGCTCGTCGTGGTCGGCATGGTCAAGTACACCGAGATCGACGAGGGCGCGCCGATCGCGTCCGCGTTCCGGGCGGTCGGCGCGGGCTGGGCCGCGGTGCTCGTCTCCATCGCCGCCGTCGCCGGTCTCACCAGCGTGATCCTGGTGGACCTGGTGGCCATGGGCCGGATCGGCTTCGCCATCGCCCGCGACGGGCTCATTCCGCCCGCCATCGCGAAGGTGCATCCGCGCTGGGGCACGCCGTACCGGATCGCCGGGATCATGACGATCGCGGTGGCGCTGCTCGCCGGCTTCCTGCCGCTGTCGGCGCTGGCCGACCTGGTCAGCATCGGCGCGCTCTGCGCGTTCACGCTGGTCGCGATCGCGGTGCCGATCCTGCGTAAGCGCCGCCCCGACCTGGAACGGCCGTTCAAGGTGCCGTTCTCGCCCGTGCTGCCGATCCTCACCGCGCTGGCGTGCCTCTACCTGAGCCTGAACCTGTCGGTGGAGACGTGGCTGCGGTTCCTCGCCTGGATGCTGCTCGGCGCGGTCATCTACTTCGGGTACGGCCACCGCAAGAACCGGCTCGCCCGTCGCGAGCACTCGGACACCCCCGAGCCCGCCCCCACCCCCTGA
- a CDS encoding methyltransferase domain-containing protein, with the protein MVAMGQTALSGERLRQTDDFLAEAWADMVRHDERLRGTAVEVRFDRGVAHLTGEVADADQLRLVRELIGRLSGVLGVWCRVTVAGRAPVVVDLGCGATKQWPGNLGLDIYPAPGVNAVANLAGSLPLRDDSVDVFFAVHIVEHLIDFLPLFDECHRVLRPGGVLHVMSPWWRHVNAVADPTHVRLLDVQTFKGICGQRPPGTPRWYPLHVGCDGASIFADLTPLPPDAPPPPASHLARFFD; encoded by the coding sequence ATGGTGGCGATGGGGCAGACCGCGCTCTCGGGTGAGCGACTCCGGCAGACCGACGACTTCCTCGCCGAGGCGTGGGCCGACATGGTCCGGCACGACGAGCGGCTGCGCGGAACGGCGGTCGAGGTGCGCTTCGACCGGGGGGTGGCGCACCTGACCGGTGAGGTCGCAGATGCGGATCAGCTACGGCTGGTACGGGAGCTGATCGGCCGGCTGTCCGGCGTACTCGGGGTCTGGTGCCGGGTCACCGTGGCCGGGCGGGCGCCGGTGGTGGTCGACCTGGGCTGCGGTGCCACCAAGCAGTGGCCGGGCAACCTGGGGCTGGACATCTATCCGGCGCCGGGGGTGAACGCGGTCGCCAACCTGGCCGGCTCGCTGCCGCTGCGCGACGACTCGGTGGACGTCTTCTTCGCGGTGCACATCGTCGAGCACCTGATCGACTTCCTGCCGCTGTTCGACGAGTGCCACCGGGTGCTGCGTCCGGGCGGCGTGCTGCACGTGATGAGCCCCTGGTGGCGGCACGTCAACGCGGTGGCCGACCCTACCCACGTACGCCTGCTGGACGTGCAGACGTTCAAGGGCATCTGCGGTCAGCGTCCACCGGGTACGCCGCGCTGGTATCCGCTGCACGTCGGCTGCGACGGCGCGTCGATCTTCGCCGACCTCACTCCCCTGCCCCCGGACGCGCCACCCCCACCCGCGTCCCATCTGGCCCGCTTCTTCGACTGA
- a CDS encoding sugar ABC transporter permease — MADVIEAGAARDSAPPPAAPTRRRGVTERGSRTTPYLFLAPYLILFGVFGLAPILFGVWISLHQWDLQLPNRPFTGLGNYRDLFSSESAIYGDWWSSVRATGIFTLFSVPLLVVVPLGLALLLNRSFPGRTFFRAAFFAPYVLGVAVIGLLWRFLLDANLGLVNRLLGVVGLPSDTPWVTDVPWAWVSLVGVTVWWTCGFNAVIYLAGLQDIPAELYEAAKVDGAGAWDRFRHVTIPGLRPVMLFVFTTTILASANVFGQAFLITQGAPGEQTRTVVWRIVDEGLRDYDAGRAAAMSVFFALMLAVVSVVNFRLFRYRED, encoded by the coding sequence GTGGCGGACGTGATCGAGGCCGGGGCGGCGCGTGACAGCGCGCCGCCCCCGGCGGCGCCCACCCGCCGCCGGGGCGTGACGGAACGCGGCAGCCGGACGACGCCGTACCTCTTCCTCGCGCCGTACCTGATCCTGTTCGGCGTCTTCGGCCTGGCGCCGATCCTGTTCGGGGTCTGGATCAGCCTGCACCAGTGGGATCTGCAACTGCCCAACCGGCCGTTCACCGGGCTCGGCAACTACCGGGACCTGTTCTCCAGCGAATCGGCGATCTACGGGGACTGGTGGTCGAGCGTCCGGGCCACCGGCATCTTCACGCTGTTCTCCGTACCGCTGCTCGTGGTCGTCCCGCTCGGGCTGGCGCTGCTGCTCAACCGCTCGTTCCCCGGCCGGACGTTCTTCCGGGCCGCGTTCTTCGCGCCGTACGTGCTGGGCGTCGCGGTGATCGGCCTGCTCTGGCGGTTCCTGCTGGACGCCAACCTGGGCCTGGTCAACCGGCTGCTCGGCGTGGTCGGGCTCCCCTCGGACACGCCGTGGGTGACCGACGTGCCGTGGGCGTGGGTGTCGCTGGTCGGCGTGACCGTGTGGTGGACCTGCGGTTTCAACGCGGTGATCTACCTGGCCGGTCTCCAGGACATCCCGGCCGAGCTGTACGAGGCGGCCAAGGTGGACGGCGCGGGCGCCTGGGACCGGTTCCGCCACGTCACGATCCCCGGCCTGCGCCCGGTGATGCTGTTCGTCTTCACCACCACGATCCTCGCCTCGGCGAACGTGTTCGGGCAGGCGTTCCTGATCACCCAGGGCGCGCCGGGCGAGCAGACCCGGACCGTGGTCTGGCGGATCGTCGACGAGGGGTTGCGGGACTACGACGCCGGGCGGGCCGCCGCGATGAGCGTGTTCTTCGCGCTGATGCTCGCGGTGGTGAGCGTCGTCAACTTCCGGCTGTTCCGCTACCGGGAAGACTGA
- a CDS encoding alpha-N-arabinofuranosidase — translation MPNAQLTIDPAFRVAPADRRIFGSFVEHMGRCVYGGVYEPGHPSADRRGLRRDVLDLTRELGVSVVRYPGGNFVSSYRWEDGVGPAGDRPRRLDLAWKTIETNEFGLDEFMTWAAEAGVEPMMAVNLGTRGVTEALDLLEYTNHPGGTQLSDLRRKHGAEQPYGVRLWCLGNEMDGPWQVGHKTADEYGRLAAETARAMKMIDPSISLVACGSSGRGMPTFAAWEATVLEHTYEHVDYISAHTYYDPTDGDRASLLASAVDMDAFITEVVATADYVGAKLRQKRKLKISFDEWNVWYQSRLQSDLDRRGWVEAPALIEDDYTAVDAVVVGDLLITLLRHADRIGVACQAQLANVIAPIRTRNGGPAWRQSIFHPFALTARYARGTVLRTEPTGPTYETRRYGDVPALDTVAVHDEETGALAVFAVNRSPQDLPLDLDLRGLPGLRAEAHTTVAAGTDPDATNTEADPERVMPRDLTTPTVDGGRVSVLLPATSWNLLRFVPAL, via the coding sequence GTGCCGAACGCGCAGCTCACGATCGATCCGGCGTTCCGGGTCGCGCCGGCGGACCGCCGGATCTTCGGTTCCTTCGTCGAGCACATGGGGCGTTGCGTCTACGGCGGGGTGTACGAACCGGGGCATCCGAGCGCCGACCGGCGGGGTCTGCGACGCGACGTGCTGGACCTGACCCGCGAGCTGGGCGTGTCGGTGGTCCGGTACCCGGGCGGCAACTTCGTCTCCAGCTACCGCTGGGAGGACGGCGTCGGCCCGGCCGGCGACCGCCCGCGCCGGCTCGACCTGGCCTGGAAGACCATCGAGACCAACGAGTTCGGCCTCGACGAGTTCATGACCTGGGCGGCCGAGGCCGGGGTCGAGCCGATGATGGCGGTCAACCTGGGCACCCGCGGCGTGACCGAGGCGCTCGACCTGCTGGAGTACACCAACCACCCGGGCGGCACCCAACTGTCCGACCTGCGCCGCAAGCACGGCGCCGAGCAGCCGTACGGGGTGCGGCTGTGGTGCCTCGGCAACGAGATGGACGGGCCGTGGCAGGTCGGGCACAAGACCGCCGACGAGTACGGCCGCCTCGCCGCCGAGACCGCCCGCGCGATGAAGATGATCGACCCCTCGATCAGCCTGGTCGCCTGCGGCAGCTCCGGCCGGGGCATGCCCACGTTCGCCGCGTGGGAGGCGACGGTGCTGGAGCACACCTACGAGCACGTCGACTACATCTCCGCCCACACCTACTACGACCCCACCGACGGCGACCGGGCCAGCCTGCTCGCCTCCGCCGTCGACATGGACGCCTTCATCACCGAGGTCGTCGCCACCGCCGACTACGTGGGCGCCAAGCTGCGGCAGAAGCGCAAGCTGAAGATCTCCTTCGACGAGTGGAACGTCTGGTACCAGTCCCGCCTCCAGTCCGACCTGGACCGGCGCGGCTGGGTCGAGGCGCCGGCGCTGATCGAGGACGACTACACGGCCGTCGACGCGGTGGTGGTGGGCGACCTGCTGATCACCCTGCTCCGGCACGCCGACCGCATCGGTGTGGCCTGCCAGGCGCAGCTCGCCAACGTGATCGCCCCGATCCGTACCCGCAACGGCGGCCCGGCCTGGCGGCAGAGCATCTTCCACCCGTTCGCCCTGACCGCCCGGTACGCCCGCGGCACCGTGCTGCGGACCGAGCCCACCGGCCCGACCTACGAGACCCGCCGGTACGGCGACGTGCCGGCGCTGGACACCGTCGCCGTGCACGACGAGGAGACCGGCGCTCTGGCCGTGTTCGCGGTGAACCGCAGCCCGCAGGACCTCCCGCTCGACCTGGACCTGCGCGGCCTGCCCGGCCTGCGGGCCGAGGCGCACACCACGGTGGCGGCCGGGACCGACCCGGACGCCACGAACACCGAAGCGGACCCGGAGCGGGTCATGCCTCGGGACCTCACCACGCCCACTGTCGACGGCGGCCGGGTCTCCGTGCTGCTGCCGGCCACCTCCTGGAACCTGCTGCGCTTCGTGCCGGCGCTGTGA
- a CDS encoding LacI family DNA-binding transcriptional regulator, translated as MRHRLKDVAERAGVSVKTVSNVVNGYQHVRADTRARVEEAIAALNYRPNLSARNLRKGRTGVIALAVPELDIPYFAELARHVVTAAADQGWTVLIDQTGGGSEQERKAASGIGDHMIDGLILSPLALTADDLAALAGLPMVLLGERVDHGPADHVMIDNVAAAREITAHLIGLGRRRIAAIGSQRTPEGASARLRLAGYTAALTEAGIAYDDRLVAPAPAWHRADGAAAMRHLLTTGVRPDAVFCFNDTLALGALRALHEMGLRVPEDVAVAGFDDIEDGRFSIPTLTTVAPDKERIARLAVELLAGRLGPDRDAPPRELVAPHHLALRESA; from the coding sequence GTGCGGCACAGGCTCAAGGACGTCGCGGAGCGGGCCGGAGTGTCGGTGAAGACCGTCTCCAACGTCGTCAACGGCTACCAGCACGTGCGCGCCGACACGCGGGCCCGGGTCGAGGAGGCCATCGCCGCGCTGAACTACCGGCCCAACCTGTCGGCCCGCAACCTGCGCAAGGGGCGTACCGGGGTGATCGCCCTGGCCGTGCCCGAGCTGGACATCCCCTACTTCGCCGAACTGGCCCGGCACGTCGTCACCGCCGCCGCCGACCAGGGCTGGACCGTCCTCATCGACCAGACCGGCGGCGGCTCCGAGCAGGAACGCAAGGCCGCCAGCGGCATCGGCGACCACATGATCGACGGCCTGATCCTGAGCCCGCTCGCACTCACCGCCGACGACCTCGCCGCGCTGGCCGGCCTGCCCATGGTGCTGCTGGGCGAGCGGGTCGACCACGGCCCCGCCGACCACGTCATGATCGACAACGTGGCCGCCGCCCGGGAGATCACCGCCCACCTGATCGGGCTCGGCCGCCGCCGGATCGCCGCGATCGGCTCCCAGCGCACCCCCGAGGGCGCCAGCGCCCGGCTCCGCCTGGCCGGCTACACCGCCGCGCTGACCGAGGCCGGCATCGCCTACGACGACCGCCTGGTGGCGCCCGCGCCGGCCTGGCACCGCGCGGACGGCGCCGCCGCCATGCGGCACCTGCTCACCACGGGGGTACGCCCCGACGCCGTCTTCTGCTTCAACGACACGCTCGCGCTCGGCGCGTTGCGTGCCCTGCACGAGATGGGCCTGCGCGTGCCCGAGGACGTCGCGGTGGCCGGCTTCGACGACATCGAGGACGGTCGCTTCTCGATCCCGACGCTGACCACGGTCGCCCCGGACAAGGAACGCATCGCCCGCCTCGCGGTCGAGTTGCTGGCGGGCCGCCTGGGCCCCGACCGCGACGCCCCACCGCGCGAGCTGGTGGCCCCCCACCACCTGGCCCTCCGCGAATCCGCCTAG